In the Rhodoferax fermentans genome, AACCAGGTGCTGCGCCGTGGTTTGGGTGCCACCTATGTGCTGGTGGGGGATGACTTCCGTTTTGGTGCACGGCGCTCCGGTGACTATGCGCTGCTCGACCAGGCCGGGCTGGACCAGGGTTTTGATGTGGCCCGCATGAACAGTTACGAGGTGCACAACCTGCGCGTGTCCAGCTCAGCGGTACGTGAGGCGCTGGGGCAAGGCCGCATGAAAGACGCCACCCGCCTGATGGGCCACCCCTACCGCATCTCGGGCCATGTGGTGCATGGCCGCAAACTCGGGCGCTCGCTCGGCTTCAAAACCCTCAACATGCGGTTTGCGCACTGGAAACCGGCCGCCAGTGGCATTTTTGCAGTGCTGGTCTATGGCCTGAGCCCGCAGCCGCTGCGTGGTGTGGCCAACATGGGCATCCGCCCATCGCTTGACCCCAACGATGTCAACGGCGGGCGTGTGCTGCTGGAAACCCATTGCCTGGACTGGCCAGAGAGCCTGGGTGCCGAAGGTGCCTACGGCAAAATTGTGCGTGTGGAACTGCTCCACAAGTTACACGAAGAACGCAAATACGCGTCCCTGGACGCGTTGACGGCGGGCATCCACCAGGACTGCCTCGATGCCCGCACCTACTTTGACACCCACCCTGAAGCGGGCAGCACCAAAACCTGAGCCCTCTCGGCCTGGTGTGCAGACGGTCTGTCCGCCCAGCCCCCGTTGTGCCATCCGCTACGATGTCCCCATGCCCATTGATTACGCGCGCAGCCTGACCGCCGAAGATCGCTCCCTGCGCAGTGATCGCCACCTCGGGTTCACACTCGCCTTTGTGGCGGGTGCTGCCAACGCGGGGGCTTACCTGGCGGTCAAGCTCTACACCTCACACATGACCGGTCTGGTGTCATCCCTGGCGGACCACATCGCGCTGGGTGAACTCACCCTGGCGCTCAGTGCCTTCGGTGCCGTGTTGTCCTTTCTGCTCGGCGCCACCACCTGCGCACTGATGGTCAACTACGCCAAACGACGTCGGCTGCACAGCCGATACGCGCTGCCGCTATTGCTGGAGGCCTTGTTGTTGCTGGTGTTTGGCCTGCTGGGCGCCAGACTGGCGGGGATGCAAGCTTTGTTTGTCCCGGTGACGGTGATGCTGCTGTGTTTCATCATGGGGCTGCAGAACGCCGTCATCACCAAGATCTCGGGCGCGGTGGTACGGACCACCCACCTCACCGGTGTGATCACCGACCTGGGCATTGAAATAGGTCGCCTGCTCTACTGGAACCGAAGCAGCCGTCCGCAGGACGAACACGTGGTGGCCGACCGCGCCAGGTTGGCCATGCTGGTCATGATGTGTATGTACTTTCTGCTGGGCGGCATTGTGGGTGCGCTCGGCTTCAAACACCTGGGTTACCTCGCCACGCTGCCGCTTGCCGCCTTGCTGGTCGCCCTGTGTCTTGTGCCCATCGTCGACGATCTCAAAAACACCCTCCAACCCGCATGACCCACCTAAGATAGCGCTGCATACCTCTCTGTCAATTGTGCTGATAGGCATCACCATCAGGAGTCCCCATGCTTGCCCATTCGCTGTCCCCTTGCATCACCACAACAAAGGTCGAAGAGTCGCGTGACTTCTACGTCAGGCACTTTGGCGCAAAGGTCACTTTCGACTGCGGCTGGTACGTCAGCCTCGGCTTCGGACAGGGGGCATCGCTTCAGTTCATGGCACCTCAACCCGAGCAGCCGGTCTGTAACCCAGCTGGCTTGACCTACAACTTCAGCGTGTCCGATGTTGACGCCGAGTTTCAGTCATTGGCGGCGTCTGGTCTGGTGGCCGTTTTGCCACTCGAAGACCATCCTTGGGGAGATCGCGGTTTTGCTGTTCAAGACCCCAACGGCATCCTTCTCTACATCTACGCCGAGCGCGAACCCAGCCCTGAATTCAAACAGTATTTCAAGCCCTGACGCCATGCCCGCCAATCGCATCTCCAAATTACTCGAAGACATCCGCGCAATCGATCCTGAGCGTTTCGAGCTGGTACAAGCATTGAGGAACATCGTTCTGGGTCTGGATTCATCCATCTCCGAGGAGGTGAAGTACGGTGGTATCTTGTTCGCCGCTGACCAGCCTTTTTGCGGCATCTTCGTGTACACCAAACACGTTTCGCTGGAGTTCAGTGCGGGCGCGTCGCTCCCAGACACCTTCAAAGTACTGGAGGGTGAAGGCAAGTTACGCCGCCACATCAAGCTGACGTCTGCACAGGACATCGCGCAAAAGCATGTCAGTGACTATCTTCTTTTGGCGCTGAAAGCATCTCCCAAACCCTGAGACCCAGCCCCACGCCACCGTGCGCCAGCAGGGCCTACGGTAAAATCCACCGTTTCGCGCGGCAACACCGACTGCACAACGAACTCACCACCCTTGCCTGGACGCTTAGGCACTGGCATTCGTCAAAACTGCCAAGATGCCCGTGCCTACTTTGCCTTTCAGCCGAACCATGACCACACCTACCGACTACCGCAGCACCCTGAACCTGCCCGACACCCCGTTTCCGATGCGTGGCGACCTGCCCAAGCGTGAACCGGTGTGGGTCAAATCCTGGGAAGACCAAGGCCTGTACCAGAAGCTGCGCACCGCGCGCCAAGGCGCCCCGCTGTTTGTGCTGCACGACGGCCCGCCCTACGCCAACGGCCAGATCCACATGGGCCACGCGGTCAACAAGATTCTGAAAGACATGATCGTCAAGGCGCGCCAGCTCAAGGGGCTGGACGCGGTCTACATCCCGGGCTGGGACTGCCACGGCCTGCCGATTGAAAACGCGATTGAAAAAAAGTTTGGCCGCAAATTGGCACGTGACGACATGCAGGCCAAGAGCCGCGCCTACGCCACCGAACAGATCGCCTTACAAATGGCCGACTTCAAGCGCCTGGGTGTGCTGGGCGACTGGGAGCACCCCTACCGCACCATGGACTTCAAGAACGAGGCCGATGAAATCCGCGCGTTCAAACGTGTGATCGAGCGCGGTTTTGTCTACCGTGGCTTGAAACCGGTGTATTGGTGTTTTGACTGCGGCTCGTCCTTGGCCGAGTTCGAGATCGAATACGCCGACAAGAAGTCACAAACACTGGACGTTGGCTTTGTGTGTGCCGAGCCCGCCAAACTCGCCGCAGCCTTTGGCCTGAACGCGATCAACAAAGACGCCTTTGCCGTCATCTGGACCACCACCGCCTGGACCATCCCGGCCAACCAGGCGCTGAACCTGAACCCGGAGCTGACCTACGCGCTGGTCGATACCGAGCGTGGCCTCTTGGTGCTGGCCGAGAGTCTGGTTGAGAAATGTATGACGCGTTTTGGTCTGACCGGCAACGTGGTCGCCACCACCCTGGGTAAAAACCTCGGTGGTTTGAACTTCAAACACCCGTTCGCCCATGTGGACGCGGGTTACGACCGCCTGAGCCCGATCTACCTGGCCGACTACGCCACCGCCGACGACGGCACCGGCATCGTGCACTCTGCCCCAGCCTACGGTTTGGAGGATTTCAACAGCTGTGTCTCACACGGCATGAAGTACGACGACATCCTGAACCCGGTGCAGGGCAATGGCGTCTACGCGCCCGAGCTGCCGCTGTTTGGCAACCAGCAGATCTGGAAGGCTTGCCCGGTGATCATCGACGCACTGCGTGACGCCGGACGCCTGTTTGCCACCGAGAACATCGTGCACAGTTACCCACATTGCTGGCGCCACAAGACGCCGGTGATCTACCGCGCCGCCGCCCAGTGGTTCATCCGTATGGACGAGGGTGAGGGCATCTTTACCAAGGACAAAGCGCCTCAGACCCTCAGGCAGACTGCCTTGGCCGCTATTGAAAACACAGCGTTTTACCCAGAGAACGGCAAGGTGCGGCTGCGCGACATGATCGCCGGGCGGCCCGACTGGTGTATCTCTAGACAACGCAGCTGGGGGGTGCCGCTGCCGTTTTTCCTGCACAAGGACAGCGGCGAGTTGCATCCCAAAACCATGGACATCCTCGACATCGCCGCCAACATGGTGGAAGAAGGTGGCATCGAAGCCTGGAGCAAGGCCAGCACCGAAGACATTCTGGCCACGGTGGACGCACAAGCCGATGCGCCGTTCTACACCAAGAGCAGCGACATTCTGGAAGTCTGGTTTGACTCCGGCACCACCCACACCACGGTGCTCAAAGGCTCCCACCCCGGTTGCGGGCATGACAGCGGCCCAGAAGCCGACCTGTATCTGGAAGGCCACGACCAGCACCGCGGCTGGTTCCACTCCAGCCTGTTGACCGCTTGTGCGATGTACGACCGTGCGCCCTACTTGGGCATCCTGACGCACGGCTTCACCGTGGACAGCAAGGGCCACAAGATGAGCAAAAGCGCCGGCAACGGCGTTGACCCGCAGGAAACCAGCAAGAAGCTCGGCGCCGAGATCATCCGCCTGTGGGTGGCTGCCAGCGACTACTCGGGCGACATCGCCGGTGACGACAAGATCCTGGCGCGGGTGGTGGACACCTACCGCCGGGTGCGCAACACGCTCAAGTTCCTGCTGGCCAACACCCAGGACTTTGACCCGGCCAAGGACAGCGTGCCCGCAGACCAGCTGCTGGAAATTGACCGCTACGCGTTAAGCCGTGCCGCGCAGTTGCAAGCCGACATCCTGGCGCATTTTGAGGTCTATGAATTCCACCCAGTGGTGGCCAAGCTGCAGATTTATTGCTCGGAAGACCTGGGCGCGTTCTATTTGGACGTGCTCAAGGACCGGCTCTACACCACCGGCGCCAACTCGCTGGCCCGGCGCAGCGCGCAAACCGCGCTGTGGCAAATCACGCAGTCCATGCTGCGCTGGATGGCACCTTTCTTGAGCTTCACCGCGGAAGAAGCCTGGGCTGTGTTGGGTGCCGAAGGCAAAACCCCGGCGGCCACGCGCGACTCGATCTTCATGGACACCTACAGCACCCAGCCTGAGCCCAATGCCGAGCTGCTGGCCAAGTGGAACCGCATCCGCGAGATCCGCGACTTGGTCAACAAAGACATCGAGGTTTTGCGCGCCAACGGCCAGGTCGGCTCGTCCTTGCAAGCCGTGGTGGAACTCACCGTCGGCCCAGATGATCTGGCCTTGCTGCAAAGCCTGGGCGCGGATCTGAAGTTTGTGTTCATCACCTCCGCTATTGAACTGGTAGCTGGTGAGGCTTTATCCATCAGGGCTAGTGCCTCAAATGGCGTGAAGTGTGAGCGTTGCTGGCATTACAGCGACGAGCTGGGCACCGACCCCGCTCACCCGACCCTGTGCCCGCGTTGCACCAGCAACCTGTTTGGCAGCGGTGAAACCCGGAGCTTTGCCTGATGGCCAGCAAAGGCAGGGGCGCAGGCCGATCCAACATGAGCTTCAAGTCGGGCTCGGGCAGCTGGTTGCCCTGGCTGGCTTGGTCGCTGGTGGTGATCCTGGTCGACCAGTTCACCAAGGTGCTGGTGCTGGGTTATTACCAACTCGGTGACAGCCACCCGGTGACGAGCTTTTTCAACCTGGTGCGCGTGCACAACCACGGCGCGGCATTTTCGTTTCTGGCCAGCTCGGGCGGCTGGCAGCGCTGGTTGTTCACCGGTATTGGCATCGGTGCGGCGGTGTTGATCATCTGGCTGCTCAAGTCCCACCCCGGGCAAAAACTGTTTGCTTTTGCGCTGGCCAGCATTCTGGGTGGCGCACTGGGCAATGTCATTGACCGGCTGTTGCACGGTTATGTGGTCGATTTTCTGGACTTTTACTGGAAAAACTGGCATTTTCCGGCCTTCAACATCGCCGACAGTGCCATCACCCTGGGCGCGATTTGCCTGATCCTCGACGAGCTGCTGCGTGTGCGCCGTGGCCGCTGAAACCCACTTGAACTAGACCACCACATTGACCCACCTGCTCAACCTGCTCGCCGCGATTGCCCTGCTGGTGTGGGGCACCCACCTGGTGCGCAAGGACACATTGCGGGTGTTGGGCGCCAACCTGCGCCGGGTGCTGGCGCAAAGTGTGGGCAACCGTTTCACGGCGGTGCTCTCTGGCGTGGGGGTCACCGCGCTGCTGCAGTCAAGCACCGCCACCGCGCTGATCATCTCGGCCTTTGTGGGCCAGGGGCTCATGAGCCTACCCGCCGCGTTGGCGGTGATGCTGGGCGCCGATGTGGGCACCAGCCTGATGGCGTTGGTGTTCTCGCGTGATCTGTCCTGGCTGTCACCGCTGTT is a window encoding:
- a CDS encoding bifunctional riboflavin kinase/FAD synthetase gives rise to the protein MKIYRGFKHPDIAPACALTIGNFDGVHRGHQAMLSLLKGEAQQRGVPSCVLTFEPHPRDHFAAITHNPARAPARVGTLRDKLIDLAACGVDQIVVLPFDSHLANLSPMDFINQVLRRGLGATYVLVGDDFRFGARRSGDYALLDQAGLDQGFDVARMNSYEVHNLRVSSSAVREALGQGRMKDATRLMGHPYRISGHVVHGRKLGRSLGFKTLNMRFAHWKPAASGIFAVLVYGLSPQPLRGVANMGIRPSLDPNDVNGGRVLLETHCLDWPESLGAEGAYGKIVRVELLHKLHEERKYASLDALTAGIHQDCLDARTYFDTHPEAGSTKT
- a CDS encoding YoaK family protein encodes the protein MPIDYARSLTAEDRSLRSDRHLGFTLAFVAGAANAGAYLAVKLYTSHMTGLVSSLADHIALGELTLALSAFGAVLSFLLGATTCALMVNYAKRRRLHSRYALPLLLEALLLLVFGLLGARLAGMQALFVPVTVMLLCFIMGLQNAVITKISGAVVRTTHLTGVITDLGIEIGRLLYWNRSSRPQDEHVVADRARLAMLVMMCMYFLLGGIVGALGFKHLGYLATLPLAALLVALCLVPIVDDLKNTLQPA
- a CDS encoding VOC family protein, encoding MLAHSLSPCITTTKVEESRDFYVRHFGAKVTFDCGWYVSLGFGQGASLQFMAPQPEQPVCNPAGLTYNFSVSDVDAEFQSLAASGLVAVLPLEDHPWGDRGFAVQDPNGILLYIYAEREPSPEFKQYFKP
- a CDS encoding DUF1801 domain-containing protein, whose amino-acid sequence is MPANRISKLLEDIRAIDPERFELVQALRNIVLGLDSSISEEVKYGGILFAADQPFCGIFVYTKHVSLEFSAGASLPDTFKVLEGEGKLRRHIKLTSAQDIAQKHVSDYLLLALKASPKP
- the ileS gene encoding isoleucine--tRNA ligase; the protein is MTTPTDYRSTLNLPDTPFPMRGDLPKREPVWVKSWEDQGLYQKLRTARQGAPLFVLHDGPPYANGQIHMGHAVNKILKDMIVKARQLKGLDAVYIPGWDCHGLPIENAIEKKFGRKLARDDMQAKSRAYATEQIALQMADFKRLGVLGDWEHPYRTMDFKNEADEIRAFKRVIERGFVYRGLKPVYWCFDCGSSLAEFEIEYADKKSQTLDVGFVCAEPAKLAAAFGLNAINKDAFAVIWTTTAWTIPANQALNLNPELTYALVDTERGLLVLAESLVEKCMTRFGLTGNVVATTLGKNLGGLNFKHPFAHVDAGYDRLSPIYLADYATADDGTGIVHSAPAYGLEDFNSCVSHGMKYDDILNPVQGNGVYAPELPLFGNQQIWKACPVIIDALRDAGRLFATENIVHSYPHCWRHKTPVIYRAAAQWFIRMDEGEGIFTKDKAPQTLRQTALAAIENTAFYPENGKVRLRDMIAGRPDWCISRQRSWGVPLPFFLHKDSGELHPKTMDILDIAANMVEEGGIEAWSKASTEDILATVDAQADAPFYTKSSDILEVWFDSGTTHTTVLKGSHPGCGHDSGPEADLYLEGHDQHRGWFHSSLLTACAMYDRAPYLGILTHGFTVDSKGHKMSKSAGNGVDPQETSKKLGAEIIRLWVAASDYSGDIAGDDKILARVVDTYRRVRNTLKFLLANTQDFDPAKDSVPADQLLEIDRYALSRAAQLQADILAHFEVYEFHPVVAKLQIYCSEDLGAFYLDVLKDRLYTTGANSLARRSAQTALWQITQSMLRWMAPFLSFTAEEAWAVLGAEGKTPAATRDSIFMDTYSTQPEPNAELLAKWNRIREIRDLVNKDIEVLRANGQVGSSLQAVVELTVGPDDLALLQSLGADLKFVFITSAIELVAGEALSIRASASNGVKCERCWHYSDELGTDPAHPTLCPRCTSNLFGSGETRSFA
- the lspA gene encoding signal peptidase II; the protein is MASKGRGAGRSNMSFKSGSGSWLPWLAWSLVVILVDQFTKVLVLGYYQLGDSHPVTSFFNLVRVHNHGAAFSFLASSGGWQRWLFTGIGIGAAVLIIWLLKSHPGQKLFAFALASILGGALGNVIDRLLHGYVVDFLDFYWKNWHFPAFNIADSAITLGAICLILDELLRVRRGR